ACGATTAAACTTCTCTAATGATCTAATCACATATCATCCTTTGGCAAAAATATCCAAAGTTTAAGAGGTGCTTTTAAGCCTCCTGCAACGTCTCTAGCTTCATCTCCAAAACCTAAAAACATATCAGCCCTGATCGCACCTTTTATAGCACCGCCTGTGTCTTGAGCCTGAACTATTTGGCTAAATTTAGTGCCTTCTTGCTCAGCACTGCAGTATAGCATACTACCAAGCGGAATGAATCTTCTATCGACTGCTATTGATCTTTTAGGTGTTAATTCTAATCCTAAAGAACCAGTAGCTGCTTGAGTTTTTTGTCTGAAGTAAACTAAAGAATCATTATAGTTTAGTACTTCATCTACTCTGTCCGGATTTTGTTTAAACCACTCTCTTATAGACTGAAGAGAGATCTTTTCTAATGGTATCTCTCCTTGATTTACTAAATATTTTCCAATAGATTTATACTTGTGTCCGTTTTGGTTATCGTAACCTATAAAAATTGTTTCGTTATTATCAAGAACTACCCTGCCCGAGCCTTGAACTTCTAAAAAGAAAAGATCAACTTTATTGTCTACATAGCAGATCACATCCGCATCCACTTCAACTTCTGAGATCTCTTTGCGAGTATGGTACGGTACCAGTTTATTTCCATCTATACGACCTCTGAGTCTATAGTGTTTAAGATCAGGGTATATAGAGCTAAGATCAACTGTAATCAGATCTTTTGGTGTTTTATAAACAGGATATACATACTGATCGTGCTTTGTTAAAGAGCCTCTTAAATAAGGTTCATAGTATCCTGTCAGTAAACCCTCCTTATCTCCATCTTCAGCATGTATCTCAAAAGGTTCAAAATTTAACAAAAAGAAGTTTTTAGCATTATCTACATTTTCTGCTTCAAGACACAAATCTTCATATATTTTTTTTGTTCTTCCGCTTCTACAACTGTTTTTAAAATTCTCTAATGCATCATCGTAGTTTTCATCATCCCAATTTGGCAGATCATCAAAGTCACTGCTTAACAGTTTTGTTTTAGGTAAGGAGTTATGTTTGACATATTCTTTAACGCTACATCCCGCAAATAAAATTAATATTATAAAAAAATTAGCTATATACTTCATAAGTGCGATTATACAAAGATTAAATTAAAAACGATATAATTGCGAAAAAATTAGATAGGATATTGTGTATTTATGGAAGAGATGAGTTATTATGAAATACTTGAAGTAAGCCAAAACGCAGATAAAAGTACGATT
The Sulfurimonas sp. genome window above contains:
- a CDS encoding murein transglycosylase A, whose amino-acid sequence is MKYIANFFIILILFAGCSVKEYVKHNSLPKTKLLSSDFDDLPNWDDENYDDALENFKNSCRSGRTKKIYEDLCLEAENVDNAKNFFLLNFEPFEIHAEDGDKEGLLTGYYEPYLRGSLTKHDQYVYPVYKTPKDLITVDLSSIYPDLKHYRLRGRIDGNKLVPYHTRKEISEVEVDADVICYVDNKVDLFFLEVQGSGRVVLDNNETIFIGYDNQNGHKYKSIGKYLVNQGEIPLEKISLQSIREWFKQNPDRVDEVLNYNDSLVYFRQKTQAATGSLGLELTPKRSIAVDRRFIPLGSMLYCSAEQEGTKFSQIVQAQDTGGAIKGAIRADMFLGFGDEARDVAGGLKAPLKLWIFLPKDDM